One segment of Helicobacter sp. MIT 05-5293 DNA contains the following:
- the folK gene encoding 2-amino-4-hydroxy-6-hydroxymethyldihydropteridine diphosphokinase, producing the protein MPKILCSSHFPFSVRESVRFIHRITLGLGSNQGQSMKILESVFRHISKHSQMQILWSSPIWRNPPFGYTQQNDFYNAVLIIATSLSVREVYALIFYIERRFGRGRKRAFKNAPRTLDIDLIFYDEVRINGGDLIIPHRCYAQRASVMLPLSFCPRNLH; encoded by the coding sequence ATGCCTAAGATTCTGTGCTCTTCACATTTTCCTTTTTCTGTGCGTGAAAGTGTGCGTTTTATTCATCGTATTACTTTGGGGCTTGGGTCAAATCAAGGGCAAAGTATGAAAATCTTAGAATCTGTCTTTAGGCATATTAGCAAACATTCACAGATGCAGATTCTCTGGAGTTCTCCAATATGGCGCAATCCCCCATTTGGCTACACACAACAAAATGATTTTTATAATGCCGTGCTTATCATTGCGACAAGTTTGAGTGTGCGTGAAGTGTATGCTCTTATCTTTTATATCGAGCGGCGATTTGGGCGCGGACGCAAGAGGGCTTTTAAAAATGCTCCGCGCACATTGGATATTGATCTGATTTTTTATGATGAGGTGCGCATCAATGGAGGGGATTTGATAATCCCTCATCGATGTTATGCGCAAAGGGCTTCGGTGATGCTACCTCTAAGCTTTTGTCCTAGAAATTTGCACTAA